One window of the Candidatus Eremiobacteraceae bacterium genome contains the following:
- a CDS encoding ATP-binding protein: MVDFEAQFPSAPSAVRAARRAARAFARRSGFGQWDVSDIVLAVGEACNNAVEHGHVTGGQFTMRCHCDDGGDVAFEIEDRGGGFELGTKGGAIAPSERGVRGLGIFLMRCLMDDVHYDATEFGTIVRLVKRAHPAPM, from the coding sequence ATGGTTGATTTTGAAGCGCAGTTTCCGAGCGCACCTTCGGCCGTCCGCGCGGCCAGGCGAGCAGCGCGGGCATTTGCCCGTCGCTCCGGCTTTGGCCAGTGGGATGTCTCCGATATCGTGCTTGCTGTCGGCGAGGCGTGCAACAACGCGGTCGAGCATGGTCACGTCACCGGAGGGCAATTCACGATGCGCTGTCATTGCGACGATGGCGGTGACGTCGCGTTTGAGATAGAGGATCGCGGCGGTGGATTCGAACTCGGCACCAAAGGCGGCGCGATAGCGCCGTCCGAGCGCGGCGTCCGCGGCCTTGGCATTTTTCTCATGCGCTGCCTGATGGACGACGTGCACTACGACGCGACTGAATTCGGCACAATTGTGCGCCTCGTGAAGCGCGCTCACCCGGCTCCAATGTAG
- the hutI gene encoding imidazolonepropionase, with protein MVRNERDFAVVNATLLTLAPFAQAHGVLPADEAALGIIKDGTVVVRAGRIAAVGSYAECRARLSDVREERGDAFEEFDVHGAVVMPGMIDAHTHALFAGDRVQDFDDISAGRKPRLGIAHTVEQTRAMSDVELVQLGARRLSLMADHGTTTAEVKTGYALTTEGECRMLAALKTLDADSALPHVVATFCGAHALPPEFTDADAFVAMLISETLPAISAAHIARFADAFCEAGYFSVEQCRRFLRACAERGLRLRIHADELAHSGGSALAAELRCTSADHLNFAEPSDIAGLARAGCVAVLCPTTTEYLGLERYAPARALIAAGVPVALATDFNPGTSPCFSLQTVAHLARRRLHMTVAETIAAVTAVSARSIGPDEETGSIELGKRADFAVMQSRDFREFGYYFGVNLISWVNISK; from the coding sequence GTGGTAAGAAACGAGCGAGACTTCGCGGTCGTCAACGCGACCCTGCTGACGCTTGCCCCATTCGCGCAAGCCCACGGCGTGCTGCCCGCAGACGAGGCAGCCCTTGGCATTATCAAAGACGGAACCGTGGTCGTGCGTGCAGGCCGAATCGCCGCCGTCGGGTCGTACGCTGAATGCCGGGCGAGACTGTCCGACGTACGCGAAGAGCGCGGCGATGCGTTTGAAGAGTTCGATGTTCACGGGGCCGTCGTGATGCCGGGCATGATCGATGCGCACACGCACGCGCTTTTTGCGGGCGATCGCGTTCAAGATTTCGACGATATTAGCGCCGGCCGGAAGCCGCGCCTCGGCATCGCGCACACGGTTGAACAGACGCGCGCGATGTCGGACGTCGAACTCGTACAGCTCGGCGCTCGCCGGCTCTCCCTCATGGCCGACCACGGCACCACGACCGCCGAAGTGAAGACGGGATACGCCTTGACCACCGAAGGCGAGTGCCGCATGCTTGCGGCACTCAAAACGCTGGACGCGGACTCGGCGCTGCCGCACGTCGTGGCCACGTTCTGCGGCGCGCACGCGCTTCCGCCCGAATTCACCGACGCCGACGCATTTGTCGCTATGCTGATCTCAGAAACGCTTCCGGCGATCAGCGCCGCACACATCGCTCGGTTCGCCGACGCCTTTTGTGAAGCAGGCTATTTCAGCGTCGAGCAGTGCCGACGTTTTCTGCGCGCATGCGCGGAGCGCGGTCTGCGGCTTCGCATCCACGCGGACGAGCTCGCGCATTCCGGAGGCAGCGCGCTTGCCGCAGAACTGCGCTGCACGTCGGCGGATCATCTGAATTTCGCCGAGCCCTCCGACATCGCCGGGCTCGCACGCGCGGGCTGCGTCGCGGTGCTATGTCCGACCACGACGGAATATCTCGGGCTTGAGCGTTACGCCCCGGCGCGTGCATTGATTGCCGCGGGTGTTCCGGTAGCGCTTGCGACGGATTTCAATCCGGGCACGAGCCCGTGCTTCTCTTTGCAGACGGTCGCGCATCTCGCGCGACGCCGGCTTCACATGACCGTCGCCGAAACGATCGCAGCCGTGACAGCAGTGTCAGCAAGGTCAATCGGTCCAGATGAGGAGACGGGCAGCATCGAGCTGGGCAAGCGAGCCGATTTCGCCGTGATGCAGAGCCGCGATTTCCGCGAATTTGGATACTATTTCGGCGTAAATCTGATCTCGTGGGTGAATATCAGCAAGTAA
- a CDS encoding DUF4760 domain-containing protein produces the protein MSIEAWNTLLSGSTFAVVAAAAIAAIVQLRHLRASNQLNALLTVLETWQDSQFQECMKFVRDDLQEKVKDPTFLESLRDASGERGAHPELLVCDWFEQVGSYMKHGLLDERLFLDLISGTAVRYWRKLAPVTSQLRARRGAAVYENFEYLAVRGRIWNKKFPDGTYPRGTPRFAELEAMDAGTPGVASKP, from the coding sequence ATGTCGATCGAGGCTTGGAATACTCTTCTCTCCGGATCCACGTTTGCCGTGGTCGCAGCTGCCGCCATCGCGGCCATCGTGCAACTCCGCCATTTGCGCGCGAGCAACCAGCTCAACGCGCTCTTGACTGTACTCGAGACGTGGCAGGACAGCCAGTTCCAAGAATGCATGAAATTCGTTCGCGACGATCTCCAGGAAAAGGTCAAAGATCCGACGTTTCTCGAGAGCCTTCGGGATGCTTCGGGTGAGCGCGGCGCCCACCCCGAGTTGCTCGTCTGCGACTGGTTCGAACAAGTCGGTTCGTACATGAAACACGGGCTGCTCGACGAGCGCCTGTTTCTGGACCTGATCAGCGGAACGGCAGTGCGGTACTGGAGAAAGCTCGCCCCTGTGACGTCACAGTTGCGCGCGCGCAGAGGTGCGGCGGTCTATGAAAACTTCGAATATCTTGCCGTGCGCGGTCGGATCTGGAACAAGAAATTTCCGGATGGCACGTATCCCCGCGGCACCCCGCGATTCGCCGAGTTGGAAGCGATGGACGCGGGGACGCCGGGCGTGGCGTCAAAGCCCTAG
- the pfp gene encoding diphosphate--fructose-6-phosphate 1-phosphotransferase has product MPTLGILVGGGPAPGINGVIGAAAIEAINEGCSVIGIYDGYRWLARGDAAHATSLRIEDVSRIHWTGGSILRTARTNPAQDEKTLTNCVNALRELGITHLLCIGGDDTTFGAAKIAEATGGSIRVATVPKTIDNDLPLPDNMPTFGFETARAVGAGIVETLMEDARTTQRWYLVISMGRKSGALAVGIAKAAGATLAVIPEQFASTPASLDLVANVIVGSMIKRSASGADHGVAVIAEGIAERLDERELTGLKDVERDPYGHVRLADIDLGAIIKSTVMARLKDLRLNIGVVTKDVGYELRCAKPVPFDVEYTRTLGYGAVRYLLGGGSGAMVALRGGHVAPVPLAEMIDPQTGRIRVRVLDTRSEAYEVCRKYSIRLEPADLEEPRLGPIAAKVGLTPTEFARRFSAASKVL; this is encoded by the coding sequence ATGCCAACACTGGGAATCCTCGTCGGCGGCGGCCCTGCGCCCGGCATCAACGGCGTCATCGGAGCGGCGGCCATCGAGGCGATCAACGAAGGCTGCTCGGTCATCGGCATCTACGACGGCTATCGATGGCTGGCGCGCGGAGACGCCGCGCACGCGACCTCGCTGCGCATCGAAGATGTAAGCCGCATCCATTGGACCGGCGGCTCGATCTTGCGGACCGCGCGCACGAATCCGGCGCAAGATGAGAAGACGCTGACGAATTGCGTGAACGCGCTGCGCGAACTCGGGATCACGCACTTGCTGTGCATCGGCGGCGATGACACGACGTTCGGTGCGGCCAAGATCGCTGAAGCCACCGGCGGCTCTATCCGCGTCGCGACCGTGCCGAAGACGATCGACAACGATCTCCCGCTGCCCGACAATATGCCGACGTTCGGCTTCGAGACGGCGCGCGCCGTCGGAGCCGGCATCGTCGAGACGCTGATGGAGGACGCGCGCACGACACAACGCTGGTATCTCGTGATCAGCATGGGCCGCAAATCCGGCGCGCTGGCGGTCGGCATCGCCAAAGCCGCCGGCGCGACGCTGGCAGTCATTCCCGAACAGTTCGCCTCTACGCCCGCGTCGCTGGATCTCGTGGCAAACGTCATCGTCGGCAGCATGATCAAGCGGAGCGCGAGCGGCGCCGATCACGGCGTCGCGGTGATCGCTGAAGGCATCGCCGAGCGATTGGACGAGCGCGAACTCACCGGCTTGAAGGACGTCGAGCGCGATCCATATGGCCACGTGCGCCTCGCCGACATCGACCTTGGCGCCATCATCAAGAGCACGGTGATGGCACGGCTCAAGGATCTGCGGCTGAACATCGGCGTGGTGACCAAAGACGTTGGATACGAATTGCGCTGCGCTAAGCCGGTACCGTTCGACGTCGAATACACCCGCACGCTCGGCTATGGAGCCGTGCGGTACTTGCTTGGCGGCGGATCGGGTGCGATGGTCGCTTTGCGCGGCGGACACGTCGCGCCCGTGCCGCTCGCAGAGATGATCGACCCTCAGACCGGCCGCATCCGCGTGCGCGTCCTTGATACGCGCTCAGAGGCCTACGAGGTCTGCCGCAAATATTCGATCCGTCTCGAGCCGGCCGATCTCGAAGAGCCGCGGCTCGGACCGATCGCAGCCAAAGTCGGCTTGACCCCGACCGAATTCGCGCGGCGTTTCTCTGCCGCCTCGAAGGTGCTCTGA